One Patescibacteria group bacterium DNA segment encodes these proteins:
- the gpmI gene encoding 2,3-bisphosphoglycerate-independent phosphoglycerate mutase — MNFKPIVLAVLDGFGINTLPGESPLQMAKKPTFDDIHQFYPFTTLQASGLAVGLPWGEEGNSEVGHLTIGSGRVLYHHLPRIIVSIQDGTFFENPAFVDALAHARSNKGTLHIVGLCSSGSVHAYVDHLYALLNFARRENAERVAVHIFGDGRDAAVRELKTFLPQLEERMRTECPNAFIASIIGRHFTMDREEQWALTQQAYDCLIGKKGAAFEFPKKYIDDQYTAGITDEFFTPAWRVNEKGEPQGRIREGDAVIFMNFREDSERQMAHSFVDHDFTKFDRAFIQNLFFVTMTEYEKGLPAHVAFPPLNLEWPLSRVISYAGRKQFHIAETEKYAHVTYFFNGGKEQPFPAEDRKLMPSARVPFDQKPEMSAREITDSVLEIMPQYDFILINFANADMVGHTGNFDATVKAIETLDECLGKLKKKLDEMGGALVITADHGNAEEKRYRLTGEPRTKHSANPVPFYLVAGQFRRKEARSQQEIDARLNQIEGVLSDVAPTVLDLMGLSVPAEMTGINLLPRLLV; from the coding sequence ATGAACTTCAAACCGATAGTGCTCGCGGTGCTCGATGGCTTTGGTATCAACACATTGCCGGGCGAGTCGCCTTTGCAGATGGCAAAAAAACCTACCTTCGATGACATTCATCAGTTCTATCCGTTTACTACCTTGCAGGCATCGGGTCTTGCGGTGGGTTTACCGTGGGGCGAGGAAGGAAACTCTGAAGTAGGCCACCTGACCATCGGTTCAGGGCGCGTACTCTATCATCATTTGCCACGCATCATTGTCTCAATTCAAGATGGTACTTTTTTTGAAAATCCCGCGTTTGTTGACGCGCTTGCACACGCACGATCAAACAAGGGCACGCTGCATATCGTGGGACTTTGCTCGTCTGGATCCGTGCACGCGTATGTCGATCATCTTTATGCGCTGCTCAATTTTGCGCGTCGTGAAAATGCTGAGCGGGTCGCGGTACATATTTTTGGTGATGGGCGAGATGCGGCAGTGCGCGAACTCAAAACTTTTTTACCGCAGCTCGAAGAGCGTATGCGTACCGAGTGCCCCAATGCGTTTATCGCCTCGATCATCGGGCGACATTTTACGATGGATAGAGAAGAGCAATGGGCGTTAACCCAACAAGCATATGATTGTCTCATTGGCAAAAAGGGCGCGGCCTTTGAATTTCCAAAAAAATATATTGATGATCAGTATACTGCCGGTATCACTGATGAATTTTTTACGCCCGCATGGCGTGTCAACGAAAAGGGGGAGCCACAGGGACGCATTCGCGAGGGTGATGCGGTGATCTTTATGAATTTTCGTGAAGATAGTGAGCGGCAGATGGCGCACTCGTTTGTCGATCATGATTTTACCAAGTTTGATCGCGCGTTTATCCAAAATTTGTTTTTTGTAACGATGACCGAATATGAAAAGGGCTTGCCCGCACATGTGGCATTTCCCCCGCTCAATCTTGAGTGGCCGCTCTCACGCGTGATCTCGTATGCGGGGCGCAAACAATTTCATATCGCCGAGACCGAAAAGTACGCGCATGTGACCTATTTTTTTAACGGTGGCAAAGAGCAGCCGTTTCCGGCCGAAGATCGTAAGCTCATGCCATCTGCACGCGTGCCATTTGATCAAAAACCGGAAATGTCCGCACGCGAGATTACTGACTCGGTACTCGAGATTATGCCTCAGTATGATTTTATACTGATCAATTTTGCCAATGCTGATATGGTGGGGCACACAGGTAATTTTGACGCAACCGTAAAAGCAATCGAGACGCTCGATGAATGCTTGGGTAAGCTCAAGAAAAAGCTTGATGAGATGGGCGGCGCGCTTGTCATCACCGCTGATCATGGCAATGCCGAGGAAAAACGCTACCGGCTAACCGGTGAGCCACGCACGAAGCACTCGGCAAACCCCGTGCCGTTCTATCTCGTAGCAGGTCAATTTCGTAGAAAAGAAGCTCGATCACAGCAAGAAATCGATGCGCGTCTCAATCAGATCGAGGGTGTACTCTCGGATGTAGCACCCACCGTACTCGACCTCATGGGTCTTTCCGTACCCGCTGAGATGACGGGGATTAATCTACTCCCGCGTTTGCTCGTATAA
- the clpP gene encoding ATP-dependent Clp endopeptidase proteolytic subunit ClpP yields MLIPTVIEKSSYGERAYDIYSRLLKDRIIFLGSQINDQVANAIIAQLLFLELQSPKEDISFYINSPGGSVTSTLAIYDTMQHIKPDVATICVGMAASGGAILLGAGQKGKRYSLPNADIMIHQVLGAAEGQASDIEINARHILKVKDRLNKILAKHTGQSLDRIEKDADRDFYMDPEEAKKYGIIDEVIKSKTK; encoded by the coding sequence ATGCTTATCCCAACTGTTATCGAAAAATCAAGCTACGGCGAACGCGCCTATGATATTTACTCGCGTCTTCTCAAAGACCGCATTATTTTCTTGGGTAGCCAGATCAATGATCAGGTAGCAAACGCGATTATCGCTCAACTTTTGTTCTTGGAGCTCCAAAGCCCCAAAGAAGACATTTCATTTTATATCAACTCGCCGGGCGGATCAGTAACCTCAACACTCGCTATCTATGACACTATGCAGCACATCAAGCCTGATGTCGCTACCATCTGCGTAGGCATGGCAGCCTCGGGTGGTGCTATCTTGCTCGGTGCTGGTCAAAAGGGCAAACGCTATTCACTCCCCAACGCTGATATCATGATCCACCAAGTATTGGGTGCCGCAGAGGGTCAAGCATCTGACATTGAGATCAACGCGCGCCACATCCTCAAAGTCAAAGATCGCCTCAATAAAATTTTGGCAAAGCACACGGGGCAATCGCTCGATAGAATTGAAAAAGATGCTGATCGCGACTTCTATATGGATCCAGAAGAAGCTAAAAAATATGGCATCATCGACGAGGTCATCAAATCTAAAACAAAATAA
- the nusA gene encoding transcription termination factor NusA yields the protein MDLKIIKATLEELAEEKGISKDKVLETIDMALAAAYKRDYGKRGQIIRATFDLDSGGISFSQVKIVVDQSMLKSEEEVAAEDSSGHSERDEEMGGEQKRVRFNPERHIMVDEAHKIKKDAVLSEELIFPLETHADYGRIAAQTAKQVIIQRIREAEREAIYEEFKEKQGEVVSGIVQRVEGRNVYLDLGRTTALLPAEEQVQHERYRIGERIKGLLLMSERQARVPLMYLSRSHPRFVSKLFEIEVPEIGQGIVETKGLAREAGSRTKIAVISHDQSIDPVGSLVGQKGVRVGTVIAELGGEKIDIIEWSDDPTKFIANALSPAKVLDVTTDEDTHTATVLVDDSQLSLAIGRNGQNVRLAAKLTSWKIDIVTREGREAHDTDSEETPSESEKTEETSTEEKS from the coding sequence ATGGATCTCAAAATAATCAAAGCAACGCTCGAAGAGCTCGCCGAAGAAAAGGGAATATCAAAAGACAAGGTCCTCGAGACCATTGATATGGCGCTCGCTGCCGCCTATAAACGCGACTACGGCAAGCGTGGACAGATTATACGAGCAACTTTTGACCTTGATTCAGGTGGGATATCCTTTTCGCAGGTCAAAATCGTCGTCGACCAGTCAATGCTCAAGTCAGAAGAAGAAGTGGCCGCCGAAGACTCTTCGGGTCACTCCGAACGAGACGAGGAAATGGGGGGTGAGCAAAAGCGTGTTCGGTTCAATCCTGAGCGCCATATAATGGTAGACGAAGCACATAAAATCAAAAAAGATGCCGTATTGAGTGAAGAACTCATCTTCCCACTCGAGACTCACGCCGACTATGGTCGAATCGCCGCGCAAACCGCAAAACAGGTCATCATCCAGCGTATTCGCGAGGCAGAACGCGAAGCTATCTACGAAGAATTTAAAGAAAAGCAGGGGGAAGTCGTCAGCGGTATTGTCCAGCGCGTAGAAGGACGCAATGTGTATCTTGATCTCGGACGCACCACCGCCCTCTTGCCCGCCGAAGAACAGGTACAACACGAACGCTATCGCATTGGTGAGCGCATCAAAGGGCTTTTGCTGATGAGCGAACGGCAAGCACGCGTCCCACTCATGTATCTCTCTCGCTCACACCCGCGCTTTGTCAGTAAACTCTTTGAGATAGAAGTACCGGAAATCGGCCAAGGCATTGTGGAGACCAAGGGTCTTGCCCGCGAAGCTGGCTCTCGCACAAAGATTGCCGTCATTTCACACGACCAAAGTATTGATCCGGTAGGATCGCTCGTCGGTCAAAAGGGTGTGCGTGTTGGCACCGTCATCGCCGAGCTTGGTGGCGAGAAAATCGACATCATCGAATGGTCAGACGACCCTACCAAGTTTATCGCGAACGCTCTCTCGCCTGCCAAAGTACTCGATGTCACTACCGATGAAGATACCCATACGGCAACCGTACTTGTTGACGATTCTCAACTTTCGCTCGCTATCGGCCGCAATGGTCAAAATGTTCGTTTGGCCGCCAAACTCACCAGTTGGAAGATTGATATCGTAACCCGCGAAGGTAGAGAAGCTCATGATACTGATTCTGAAGAAACACCGAGCGAATCTGAAAAAACCGAGGAAACCTCAACTGAAGAGAAATCATAA
- the rny gene encoding ribonuclease Y, giving the protein MYLTSQLGVVALVLLAGVGIGYVLRKFIAQQQKNSIELEIQKKLLEAKTGGQQLILEAQTKATSVLEGAQKEIKEREAEIHKWEDRNTRKEETLEKKSQELEDEKTGLRDKVERIRQAQETLKNKEEEQRAALERVAQLSQEDAREQLFGAIEKKYESDFLGRLHKLELQGEERLGKKARDILAAIIQRVATSTASEVTTTSVVIPSEELKGKIIGREGRNIRTLERAAGVEIIVDDTPGMITISGFDPVRRHIAKMALEDLISDGRIQPARIEESVDKAKSQIEKIMKDAADAAAYEVGIFDLDPRLMQLLGRLRFRTSYGQNVLQHSVEMTHISGMLASELGADIAIAKKGALLHDIGKAVDHEVQGTHVEIGRRILQKFGVDTAVIQAMQSHHEEYPYETLESIIVQTADAISASRPGARRDSVENYLKRLEDLERIAGSFPGIEKSYAIQAGREIRVFVTPEKIGDLEAKKLARDIADRIEQELKYPGEIKVNVIRESRSIEYAR; this is encoded by the coding sequence ATGTACCTCACCTCACAACTCGGCGTTGTGGCTTTGGTGCTTCTGGCGGGCGTTGGCATCGGGTATGTCTTGCGCAAATTTATTGCTCAACAACAAAAAAACTCGATCGAGCTCGAGATTCAGAAAAAACTTCTCGAAGCTAAGACTGGAGGCCAACAATTAATCCTCGAGGCACAAACAAAAGCAACAAGCGTCCTCGAAGGAGCTCAAAAGGAAATCAAAGAACGCGAAGCTGAAATTCACAAATGGGAAGACCGTAACACACGCAAAGAAGAAACACTCGAAAAAAAGTCGCAAGAACTCGAAGACGAAAAAACGGGCCTCCGCGACAAAGTGGAGAGAATCCGCCAAGCACAAGAAACGCTTAAAAACAAAGAAGAAGAACAGCGCGCAGCTCTCGAGCGCGTAGCGCAACTCTCACAAGAAGATGCCCGCGAGCAACTTTTTGGCGCCATTGAGAAAAAATACGAGTCAGACTTTTTAGGTCGTCTCCATAAGCTCGAACTGCAGGGCGAAGAACGCCTTGGCAAAAAAGCACGCGATATTTTAGCGGCTATCATCCAACGCGTCGCTACCTCGACCGCGTCTGAGGTGACTACCACCAGCGTCGTCATCCCATCCGAAGAACTCAAAGGTAAAATTATTGGACGCGAAGGTCGCAATATTCGCACCCTTGAGCGCGCGGCTGGCGTTGAAATCATCGTCGATGATACACCGGGCATGATCACCATTTCCGGCTTTGACCCCGTGCGTCGGCATATAGCCAAGATGGCACTCGAAGACTTGATCTCTGACGGGCGTATCCAGCCCGCGCGCATTGAAGAATCAGTCGATAAAGCAAAATCACAAATTGAAAAAATAATGAAAGACGCGGCAGACGCCGCCGCGTACGAGGTCGGCATCTTTGACCTTGACCCCCGCCTTATGCAGCTACTTGGTCGCTTGCGCTTTCGCACCAGCTACGGGCAAAATGTCCTTCAACACTCGGTTGAGATGACGCACATCTCGGGTATGCTTGCATCCGAACTTGGCGCTGATATTGCTATCGCCAAAAAAGGCGCACTCTTGCATGACATCGGCAAAGCAGTCGATCACGAAGTACAGGGAACGCATGTCGAGATTGGTCGCCGCATTCTACAAAAATTTGGGGTTGATACTGCCGTTATCCAGGCGATGCAGTCACACCACGAAGAATACCCGTATGAAACGCTCGAATCGATCATCGTCCAGACCGCCGATGCAATATCTGCATCACGCCCTGGAGCACGGCGTGATTCAGTAGAAAACTATCTCAAACGCTTAGAAGATCTTGAGCGTATCGCGGGATCTTTCCCAGGTATCGAAAAGTCATATGCCATTCAGGCAGGCCGTGAAATCCGCGTATTTGTCACCCCCGAGAAGATTGGTGACTTGGAGGCCAAGAAGCTTGCTCGTGACATCGCCGACCGTATCGAGCAAGAGCTCAAGTATCCGGGCGAGATCAAGGTAAATGTCATCCGCGAGTCCAGGTCCATCGAATACGCCCGCTAA
- a CDS encoding sodium-translocating pyrophosphatase, with translation MITFAIITSLISIAFAFWLRLAIIKLPEGNERMQEIATAIREGSYAFLKRQYRTVGIVAAVLFVVLAVAYSMHLALGFLIGAVFSAFAGFIGMQTAVMANVRTAEAARTGIKQAFDVAFKGGAVTGFLVAGLALLAVTLFYAAYAGTAHLVDALIGLGFGGSLISVFARLGGGIYTKGADVGADLVGKIELGIPEDDPRNPAVIADNVGDNVGDCAGMAADLFETYAVTLVAVLLLASGQETLQLYPLVLGGAALIASIIGFFFAKIKGEATIMQGLYRSLVATSILAAVFFIPVTRMFFVRDAMAMFLSAAIGIAVALAMVLITEYYTSKKFRPVKSIAKASESGHGTNVIIGLSVGLEATFVPILIIVTGMLGAYALADLYGIAIAAFSMVSLAGIIITIDAFGPITDNAGGIAEMANLPASVRANTNPLDAVGNTTKAVTKGYAIASAGLAAIVLFSAYLDEAAHLGKTVFLNMADPVVLAGLFIGGALPYIFASIAMRAVGNTAGAVVHEVRRQWTTTKGIAEGTAKPDYARTVDIVTQAALREMIVPALLPILVTLIVGFALGAEALGGLLIGVITTGLFVGLSMTAGGAAWDNAKKYIEDGHHGGKKSFAHQAAITGDTVGDPYKDTAGPAINPMIKVVNIVALLIIPFLN, from the coding sequence ATGATTACATTCGCAATTATCACCAGTCTCATCTCTATCGCGTTCGCCTTTTGGCTTCGCCTCGCGATCATCAAACTCCCCGAAGGCAACGAGCGCATGCAAGAAATCGCAACCGCAATCCGCGAAGGTTCATACGCATTCCTCAAGCGCCAATACCGTACCGTAGGTATCGTAGCTGCCGTACTCTTTGTAGTACTCGCTGTCGCTTATTCGATGCATTTAGCTCTCGGATTTTTGATAGGCGCGGTCTTCTCCGCATTTGCCGGCTTTATCGGCATGCAAACAGCGGTCATGGCAAATGTCCGCACTGCTGAGGCCGCGCGAACAGGCATCAAACAAGCATTCGATGTCGCATTCAAAGGAGGTGCGGTTACTGGATTTTTGGTAGCAGGCCTCGCTCTTTTGGCGGTTACACTCTTTTATGCCGCATACGCAGGCACCGCGCATCTAGTAGACGCGCTGATCGGCCTTGGGTTTGGTGGATCACTCATCTCGGTATTTGCGCGCCTCGGCGGCGGTATTTATACCAAGGGTGCTGATGTGGGCGCAGATCTCGTAGGCAAAATCGAGCTCGGCATCCCCGAAGATGATCCACGAAATCCCGCAGTCATCGCTGACAATGTTGGCGACAATGTAGGTGATTGTGCGGGTATGGCAGCTGATCTTTTTGAGACCTATGCTGTCACGCTTGTCGCCGTATTGCTTCTTGCGTCAGGCCAAGAAACTTTACAGCTCTACCCGCTTGTATTGGGTGGCGCGGCACTCATCGCATCGATCATTGGCTTTTTCTTTGCCAAGATAAAAGGTGAAGCAACCATCATGCAAGGACTCTACAGGTCGCTTGTCGCGACCTCTATCCTTGCCGCGGTATTCTTCATCCCCGTCACGCGCATGTTTTTTGTGCGCGACGCTATGGCGATGTTTTTGTCAGCAGCCATTGGTATCGCTGTAGCGCTCGCAATGGTCCTCATTACTGAATATTACACATCAAAAAAATTCCGCCCTGTTAAATCAATCGCAAAAGCGTCTGAGTCGGGACACGGCACCAATGTCATCATCGGACTTTCGGTGGGACTTGAGGCAACTTTTGTGCCGATTCTTATTATTGTCACTGGCATGCTCGGCGCCTACGCGCTTGCAGATCTCTATGGTATAGCGATCGCGGCGTTTAGCATGGTCTCACTCGCTGGCATCATCATCACCATCGACGCGTTCGGTCCTATCACTGACAACGCGGGTGGCATCGCCGAGATGGCGAATCTTCCGGCGTCAGTGCGCGCGAACACCAACCCTCTCGACGCGGTGGGCAACACCACCAAAGCAGTCACCAAAGGATATGCTATCGCGTCAGCAGGTCTTGCCGCTATCGTTTTGTTCTCGGCGTATCTCGATGAAGCAGCCCATCTCGGAAAAACAGTATTTCTCAATATGGCAGATCCCGTGGTACTCGCCGGTCTCTTTATCGGCGGCGCACTCCCATACATCTTTGCTTCAATCGCTATGCGTGCAGTAGGTAACACGGCGGGCGCTGTCGTACACGAAGTACGCAGACAGTGGACCACCACCAAGGGTATTGCGGAAGGTACCGCAAAACCTGACTATGCGCGCACGGTAGATATCGTAACCCAAGCGGCACTCCGCGAGATGATAGTACCAGCTCTCTTACCAATCCTCGTCACCCTTATCGTCGGGTTCGCACTTGGCGCCGAAGCATTGGGCGGCCTTCTCATCGGCGTTATCACCACAGGACTTTTTGTCGGTCTCTCGATGACCGCGGGGGGAGCTGCGTGGGACAACGCGAAAAAATATATTGAGGACGGCCACCATGGAGGCAAAAAATCATTTGCCCATCAAGCAGCCATCACCGGCGATACCGTTGGCGACCCATACAAAGACACGGCCGGCCCCGCCATCAACCCTATGATCAAAGTCGTCAATATCGTAGCACTTCTTATCATCCCGTTTTTGAACTAA
- a CDS encoding HU family DNA-binding protein, translating into MNKGDLIEAVFNKIGGTKKGAEEAVDTVFDSITKTLSKGDEVAVSGFGTFLTKKRQARTARNPRTGAAVQVPAMQVPKFRAGKGLKDAVK; encoded by the coding sequence ATGAACAAAGGCGACTTAATCGAAGCAGTCTTCAACAAAATCGGCGGTACCAAAAAAGGTGCTGAAGAAGCAGTTGACACCGTATTCGATTCAATCACAAAAACTCTCTCAAAGGGAGACGAGGTAGCGGTATCTGGCTTTGGCACCTTTCTTACCAAAAAGCGCCAAGCTCGCACCGCACGCAACCCGCGCACGGGCGCTGCAGTACAAGTACCTGCAATGCAAGTTCCAAAGTTTCGCGCAGGCAAAGGCCTCAAAGACGCAGTTAAGTAA
- a CDS encoding acylphosphatase, whose amino-acid sequence MKPQGRIMIKITGRVQGVSFRFYTKQKADELDLCGFVKNNPDESVDIVAEGDHAALQKLADWTGKGPEFSTVDHCETAWGEYSGEFSSFEIR is encoded by the coding sequence ATGAAACCACAAGGACGCATCATGATCAAGATAACCGGCCGCGTGCAGGGAGTGTCGTTTCGATTTTACACAAAACAAAAAGCTGACGAGCTTGACCTTTGCGGCTTCGTGAAAAATAATCCTGACGAGTCAGTAGACATTGTCGCCGAGGGTGATCACGCGGCACTCCAAAAACTCGCAGACTGGACCGGCAAAGGCCCCGAGTTCTCAACGGTTGATCATTGTGAAACTGCATGGGGTGAGTATAGCGGTGAATTTTCGTCTTTTGAAATTCGCTAG
- a CDS encoding putative Ig domain-containing protein, with protein MKKGILSVFFSLALVFFPVLAHAEDISENNLPQWFGLSSTSVGVGDPVEFTIGVNDLDGDPLTVTTELPDGASYDLPTGIFSWTPSAAGIYTANFSANDGHGVGSHLVTIEVNAVNNLPVWSGPRSATTTVGTLINYVIGVNDLDGDALTITTTLPDGASYDQSTGVFSWTPTAIGMYTARFSASDGKGVGEHTLTVEVVESLNHLPVWSGPRSATTTVGTLINYTFGVNDLDGDPLTLEIMRPAGATYATSTGAFIWTPTTQGLFVATFIASDGVGSATHTFTIEVNEVTSGNRPPYFVNFNPGIFATALEKYEYDANAEDPDGDTLSYLLTKRHVGMVIATSTGVITWTPEIAQVSSTPYDVIVAVTDGTYTVTEDFKITVTQNHLPVWSGPRSATTTIDTLVMFTIGVNDLDGDPLKLSLVRPVGSVYATSTGVFMWTPTMIGTTDVLFSAYDGTGTSTHKTTIEVVSGNHPPIWSGPRSATTTVGTLINYTFGVNDLDGDPLTLEIMRPAGATYATSTGVFSWTPGATGTFIAKFTASDDKFATSTHTFTIEVNPKPVDPPPPPPPPPGGGGGGGGGGGGGNGPPCLINNSCNTPPAPALPPPPAPSTPVNNPVPSQPNPSPRPVQPTPAIRPAPAPDLALVSNLIATTTPAEGPSLASVLLAGLFNFLGWLRSNWCILGWLLWLLTLLAFILYVIFTNTDEDDEEVKESTPPNGLPIMPFDDESNEPIKEAVSENTLSEYWETTPQENK; from the coding sequence ATGAAGAAGGGAATACTTTCCGTATTCTTTTCTCTTGCATTGGTATTTTTCCCAGTACTCGCACACGCAGAAGATATTAGTGAAAATAATCTTCCGCAGTGGTTTGGGCTCTCATCTACCTCTGTAGGGGTAGGAGATCCAGTGGAGTTCACAATTGGCGTAAATGATTTGGATGGCGATCCTCTCACTGTTACGACCGAACTTCCTGATGGTGCATCGTACGACTTGCCGACGGGTATCTTTTCATGGACGCCAAGCGCGGCTGGTATTTACACTGCTAACTTTTCAGCGAATGACGGTCATGGTGTAGGCTCACATCTTGTAACAATCGAAGTTAATGCAGTAAACAACCTTCCTGTTTGGTCAGGTCCTCGTAGTGCAACGACAACCGTCGGCACTCTCATCAATTATGTAATTGGCGTGAATGATCTCGATGGTGACGCGTTGACTATTACGACGACATTGCCTGATGGCGCGTCGTACGATCAATCAACGGGCGTCTTTTCATGGACACCTACTGCAATTGGTATGTACACTGCGCGCTTCTCAGCTTCAGATGGAAAAGGTGTCGGGGAGCATACACTTACTGTTGAGGTGGTTGAAAGCTTAAATCATCTCCCTGTTTGGTCAGGTCCTCGTAGTGCAACGACAACTGTCGGCACTCTCATCAATTATACATTTGGTGTGAATGATCTTGACGGCGATCCACTTACACTCGAAATCATGCGTCCCGCAGGCGCCACCTATGCCACAAGCACGGGGGCGTTTATCTGGACACCGACAACTCAAGGGCTCTTCGTTGCCACATTCATCGCTTCTGATGGTGTTGGTAGCGCAACGCATACATTTACTATTGAGGTCAATGAAGTAACGAGTGGCAATCGCCCTCCGTACTTTGTAAATTTCAATCCCGGTATTTTTGCGACAGCACTTGAGAAATACGAATATGACGCGAATGCCGAAGATCCCGATGGGGATACTTTGAGCTATTTGCTTACAAAGCGCCATGTTGGTATGGTGATTGCCACATCAACAGGTGTTATCACATGGACTCCAGAAATAGCACAGGTATCGTCAACGCCATATGACGTTATCGTCGCGGTTACAGATGGTACCTATACGGTCACTGAAGATTTTAAAATCACAGTTACCCAAAACCATCTTCCTGTTTGGTCAGGTCCTCGTAGTGCAACGACAACCATAGATACTCTGGTCATGTTCACCATCGGAGTAAATGATCTCGATGGCGATCCGCTCAAGCTTTCACTTGTGCGGCCCGTAGGATCAGTATATGCCACGAGCACAGGCGTCTTTATGTGGACGCCAACCATGATCGGTACCACTGATGTTTTATTCAGTGCGTACGATGGCACGGGTACATCAACACACAAAACTACTATTGAAGTAGTAAGTGGCAATCACCCGCCCATCTGGTCAGGTCCTCGTAGTGCAACGACAACCGTCGGCACTCTCATCAATTATACATTTGGTGTGAATGATCTTGACGGCGATCCACTTACACTCGAAATCATGCGTCCAGCAGGCGCCACCTATGCCACAAGCACAGGGGTGTTCTCATGGACGCCGGGTGCAACTGGCACTTTTATCGCAAAGTTCACTGCAAGCGATGATAAATTTGCTACCAGCACCCACACATTTACTATCGAAGTGAATCCCAAGCCAGTAGATCCTCCACCACCACCCCCACCGCCACCCGGCGGAGGGGGAGGCGGAGGCGGTGGAGGAGGCGGAGGCAATGGGCCTCCATGCCTCATCAATAATAGTTGTAACACTCCACCAGCACCCGCACTTCCACCCCCACCTGCACCGAGTACTCCCGTAAATAATCCAGTTCCTTCACAACCAAACCCCAGCCCACGACCCGTGCAGCCAACGCCAGCCATACGGCCGGCACCTGCACCAGATCTTGCTCTCGTATCAAACCTGATTGCGACGACGACGCCCGCTGAAGGCCCGTCGCTTGCGTCTGTATTACTTGCGGGATTATTCAACTTCTTAGGTTGGCTCCGCTCAAATTGGTGCATCCTTGGTTGGTTGCTCTGGCTTCTCACGCTTCTCGCGTTTATCCTCTATGTGATCTTTACGAACACAGACGAAGATGACGAGGAAGTAAAAGAGTCAACGCCACCTAACGGATTGCCAATCATGCCGTTCGATGATGAATCGAATGAGCCGATAAAAGAAGCTGTATCGGAGAATACGCTCAGCGAATACTGGGAAACAACTCCACAAGAGAATAAGTAA
- a CDS encoding trigger factor, with product MSVEIIKIENSRVEIKGAIDTHVFDSYILKTTTRVVADAELDGFRKGKAPEKMVVDKVGEDKILQESAEAALQHEWPKVLAEQKIEAIGPAEFHITKIARGNPLEWTARVAVMPDITLPDWRGIAHEVNSKKETPTLEVTEKEITDTLTYIQRVRTPEGTTPPPIDDAYAQTLGSFSTLAALQDNIKQGILEEKNSKARDAHRMRLIEEIAKAATVEIPEIMIDAEQTKMVDELRHSIEEMGLVWSEYLAHLKKPETEIRAGFKEDAARRVCVSLTLREIAHKESTEATTDEVTKRVEVMLRPYEEKDRAQIDRGRVEEYAKGVLRNEKVIELLEIQ from the coding sequence ATGAGTGTAGAGATCATAAAAATTGAGAACTCGCGTGTTGAGATCAAGGGCGCTATCGACACGCATGTCTTTGACTCATATATATTGAAGACAACCACGCGCGTTGTAGCCGATGCGGAGCTCGATGGCTTTCGAAAAGGTAAAGCGCCCGAAAAAATGGTAGTCGACAAAGTTGGCGAAGATAAAATCTTGCAAGAATCGGCAGAAGCCGCCCTGCAACATGAATGGCCGAAAGTTTTGGCGGAGCAAAAAATTGAAGCTATTGGTCCTGCCGAATTTCACATAACTAAAATTGCGCGCGGCAACCCCCTTGAATGGACGGCGCGCGTAGCAGTCATGCCTGATATTACCCTGCCCGACTGGAGAGGTATCGCACACGAAGTAAATAGCAAAAAAGAGACACCGACACTCGAGGTAACTGAAAAAGAAATAACCGATACACTTACCTACATCCAGCGCGTGCGCACGCCTGAAGGCACGACTCCCCCACCAATTGATGACGCCTATGCACAAACACTCGGGAGCTTTTCAACACTTGCAGCGTTACAAGATAATATCAAGCAAGGCATTTTAGAAGAAAAAAATAGTAAAGCACGCGACGCGCATCGCATGCGCCTTATCGAAGAAATCGCCAAAGCTGCTACGGTTGAAATCCCAGAGATCATGATCGACGCCGAGCAGACCAAGATGGTGGACGAGTTGCGTCACAGCATTGAGGAGATGGGTCTTGTCTGGAGCGAATACTTGGCGCATCTAAAAAAACCTGAGACTGAAATCCGCGCAGGATTTAAAGAAGATGCGGCGCGCCGTGTATGCGTATCGCTCACCCTTCGCGAAATTGCGCACAAGGAATCGACCGAAGCAACCACCGACGAAGTCACCAAACGCGTAGAAGTCATGCTCCGCCCCTACGAAGAAAAAGACCGAGCACAGATTGACCGAGGTCGCGTAGAGGAGTACGCTAAAGGCGTCTTACGAAACGAAAAAGTAATAGAACTCTTAGAGATCCAATAA